The following are encoded in a window of Clostridium thermarum genomic DNA:
- a CDS encoding carbohydrate ABC transporter permease, with the protein MARKLTPKEKIHRALKYAVLVFMLFIFIIPILVVFFAAFKTREEFATTGVLTMPSSFLNFDNFAEYIKKANLLRGFKNTFIIMVFSLFGSVMTGSMSAFIFSRFKSKVSNFANNLFLLAAIIPGITTTVATFQIVSKLGMFNTRLAPIVLYFGTDVMSIYIFLQFLENISVSLDESAIIDGANYFQIFFKIIMPLLKPAVITVVVIKGIGIYNDFYTPFLYTPKQELLTISTTLYNFKGPFGSRWDIICAGIVIIIIPTLITFLLLQSRIYNGLAAGSVKE; encoded by the coding sequence ATGGCAAGAAAGTTAACTCCAAAAGAGAAGATTCATAGGGCACTTAAGTATGCTGTATTAGTATTTATGCTGTTTATATTTATCATACCTATATTAGTAGTTTTTTTTGCAGCTTTCAAAACCAGAGAAGAATTTGCTACTACAGGCGTACTAACTATGCCAAGCAGTTTCTTAAATTTCGATAACTTTGCTGAATATATAAAGAAGGCAAACTTGCTCAGAGGATTTAAAAATACATTTATTATAATGGTTTTTTCTCTGTTTGGTTCAGTAATGACGGGTTCAATGAGTGCTTTCATTTTCAGTAGGTTTAAATCCAAGGTCAGCAACTTTGCTAATAACTTATTCTTATTGGCGGCAATTATTCCCGGTATAACTACCACAGTTGCCACCTTCCAGATAGTATCAAAGTTAGGTATGTTCAATACCAGATTGGCACCTATAGTTTTATACTTTGGTACAGATGTTATGTCGATTTATATTTTCTTGCAGTTCCTTGAAAATATTTCGGTTTCATTAGATGAATCAGCTATTATAGATGGTGCTAACTATTTTCAAATATTCTTTAAAATTATTATGCCACTACTGAAGCCTGCGGTCATAACAGTAGTAGTAATCAAGGGAATAGGTATATACAATGATTTCTATACTCCGTTCCTTTATACGCCAAAGCAGGAGTTATTGACAATATCTACTACTTTATATAATTTCAAAGGACCTTTTGGTTCACGCTGGGATATTATATGCGCTGGTATAGTTATTATAATAATTCCTACCTTAATAACCTTCTTATTATTGCAAAGTCGTATTTACAACGGATTAGCAGCTGGTTCAGTAAAAGAATAA